The following nucleotide sequence is from Desulfomonile tiedjei.
TATTTGCGTGGCGCTTCGTGTTGGCATTTTTCGACGCAGCTAATCTGATTCTTGTGCTGCTGGTTCTCAGGGACCTGAAGCTGTCCTGCGGTCTGGCTGCCATCTATTGGTGGAATCCTCTGGTGATAAGAGAGGTCTTCAACGCCGCTCACATGGACGTGATGGCTCTCCCATTGGTCATGCTCGCGGTGATGTTGGGAGCGAGAAACAGATACAACGCGGCTGGGCTTATCCTCGCTGGGGCTGTGGGCATAAAGCTTTGGCCGGTCGTGCTCCTTCCCGTGGTTTTATCACCTTTGCGGAACAATCCTCGTCGATTGGTTCCTGCTGTCTGCCTGTTTGCCGCCACTTGCTCGCTACTGCTCTTGCCCGTCTATTTTTCCGGTCTTGACCAAGGCTCGGGCTTCATAGCGTACGGTCAAACGTGGGAGATGAATGACGCCCTCTTCATGCTCTTGCTGTGGACCACCGAATTGTTCGGGCGAGTCTTGGCCTGGGACGAGGCTGTGATACAGTTAGTTGCCCGAGTGATTGCGGCAGCAGCAATTGTTTCATGGGCCGCATGGCTCTCCATCGGTACGCCAAGGGACCAGAGTGACTTGTGGGAGCTATCGCTACTCGCAGTAGCCGGTGTTTTCCTGCTAAGCCCGACCCAATTCCCCTGGTACTATCTGTGGATGGCTCCCCTGGTGGCAATACGGCCACGGGTTTCCCTGCTGCTTTTGAGCGCCCTTCTATCACTGTATTACTTGCGGTTCCACTTTAAGGCCACGGACAGCGTCGCGGTTTTTGATTATTACATTGTATGGTTAGAGTATATCCCGGTATGGTTAATGCTGTTGAGGGAAGGGCTGAAACCCCGAATCGCATGCCCCCTGCCGGGCCAGGAGAAGAGCGGTGGAAACAAGATGCGAATATTCTGAACTATCAATCCCCAATGATCCATCCTTTGTTTCGATTGCCGCCGCTTATGTTCGCTCTGTGGCTAAAAAGCTCGGATTCGACGAGACCGATCAACAGAAGATAGATGCGGCAGTGACCGAAGCCGTGAAAAACGTGATCCAGCATGCCTTCGAACCCAATGAGCGTCAGGCTTTCGAGATCTCCTGCGAAAGGGTCCCTGTGGGCCTCAA
It contains:
- a CDS encoding DUF2029 domain-containing protein, which gives rise to MVSLRWLSSGFFRQASYASFTAWVMTGLALLGLHAALAWLSGEFEYTRPLAEKPVLTLVALQLAAGLVFLLAIFRNKFTHPEGKRIFTWMIGVGIALRALTIFSTPMLETDFYRYMWDGAVLANGMNPYQYSPNQAEQAADSVPAPLATLAGESDEVVRRINHADLRTIYPPVAQIFFSVAYFVKPWSLFAWRFVLAFFDAANLILVLLVLRDLKLSCGLAAIYWWNPLVIREVFNAAHMDVMALPLVMLAVMLGARNRYNAAGLILAGAVGIKLWPVVLLPVVLSPLRNNPRRLVPAVCLFAATCSLLLLPVYFSGLDQGSGFIAYGQTWEMNDALFMLLLWTTELFGRVLAWDEAVIQLVARVIAAAAIVSWAAWLSIGTPRDQSDLWELSLLAVAGVFLLSPTQFPWYYLWMAPLVAIRPRVSLLLLSALLSLYYLRFHFKATDSVAVFDYYIVWLEYIPVWLMLLREGLKPRIACPLPGQEKSGGNKMRIF